A portion of the Lolium rigidum isolate FL_2022 chromosome 1, APGP_CSIRO_Lrig_0.1, whole genome shotgun sequence genome contains these proteins:
- the LOC124683617 gene encoding berberine bridge enzyme-like Cyn d 4 has product MANSRALALVLLFSALASSCEVALSYFPPAAKEDFLGCLVKQIPPRLLFAKSSPAYPSVLGQTIRNSRWSSPDNVKPLYIITPTNTSHIQSAVVCGRRYKVRIRVRSGGHDYEGLSYRSLQPENFAVVDLNQMRAVWVDGKGRTAWVDSGAQLGELYYAISKYSRTLAFPAGVCPTIGVGGNLAGGGFGMLLRKYGIAAENVIDVKLVDANGKLHDKKSMGDDHFWAVRGGGGESFGIVVAWQVKLLPVPPTVTIFKIPKSVSEGAVDIITKWQVVAPQLPADLMIRVIAMGPKATFEALYLGTCKTLTPLMQSKFPELGMNPSHCNEMSWIESIPFVHLGHRDSLEDDLLNRNNSFKPFAEYKSDYVYEPFPKSVWEQIFGTWLVKPGAGIMIFDPYGATISATPESATPFPHRKGVLFNIQYVNYWFAPGAGAAPLSWSKEIYNYMEPYVSKNPRQAYANYRDIDLGRNEVVNDVSTYSSGKVWGQKYFKNNFERLAVTKGKVDPTDYFRNEQSIPPLIEKY; this is encoded by the coding sequence ATGGCGAATTCCAGAGCCTTGGCGCTGGTGCTGCTCTTCAGTGCCTTGGCGTCCTCTTGCGAGGTCGCCCTCTCCTACTTCCCGCCGGCAGCCAAGGAGGATTTCCTGGGATGCCTCGTGAAGCAGATCCCGCCCCGCCTCCTCTTCGCCAAAAGCTCGCCCGCCTACCCCTCCGTGCTGGGGCAAACCATCCGGAACTCGAGGTGGTCGTCGCCGGACAACGTGAAGCCGCTCTACATCATCACCCCCACCAACACCTCCCACATCCAGTCAGCCGTGGTGTGCGGCCGTCGTTACAAGGTCCGCATCCGCGTGCGCAGCGGCGGGCACGACTACGAGGGCCTCTCGTACCGCTCCCTGCAGCCCGAGAActtcgccgtcgtcgacctcAACCAGATGCGGGCGGTGTGGGTGGACGGCAAGGGCCGCACAGCGTGGGTCGACTCCGGCGCGCAGCTTGGCGAGCTCTACTACGCCATCTCCAAGTATAGCCGCACGCTGGCGTTCCCTGCCGGCGTGTGCCCGACCATAGGCGTGGGCGGCAACCTCGCGGGCGGCGGCTTCGGCATGCTGTTGCGCAAATACGGCATCGCCGCAGAGAACGTCATCGACGTGAAGCTCGTCGACGCCAACGGCAAGCTGCACGACAAGAAGTCCATGGGCGATGACCATTTCTGGGCCGtgaggggtggcggcggcgagagcTTCGGCATCGTGGTCGCGTGGCAGGTGAAGCTCCTGCCGGTGCCTCCCACCGTGACCATCTTCAAGATCCCCAAGTCAGTTAGCGAGGGCGCCGTGGACATCATCACCAAGTGGCAAGTGGTCGCGCCGCAACTTCCCGCCGACCTCATGATCCGCGTCATCGCGATGGGGCCCAAGGCCACGTTCGAGGCACTGTATCTCGGCACCTGCAAAACCCTGACGCCCCTGATGCAGAGCAAGTTCCCCGAGCTCGGCATGAACCCCTCGCACTGCAACGAGATGTCATGGATCGAGTCCATCCCCTTCGTCCACCTCGGCCACCGGGACTCTCTGGAGGACGACCTCCTGAACCGGAACAACTCCTTCAAGCCCTTCGCCGAATACAAATCGGACTACGTCTACGAGCCATTCCCCAAAAGCGTGTGGGAGCAGATCTTTGGCACCTGGCTCGTGAAGCCTGGTGCGGGGATCATGATCTTCGACCCCTACGGCGCCACCATTAGCGCCACCCCGGAATCGGCGACGCCGTTCCCTCACCGCAAGGGCGTCCTCTTCAACATCCAGTACGTCAACTACTGGTTCGCTCCGGGAGCCGGCGCCGCGCCCTTGTCGTGGAGCAAGGAAATCTACAACTACATGGAGCCGTACGTGAGTAAGAACCCCAGGCAGGCCTACGCCAACTACAGGGACATCGACCTTGGGAGGAACGAGGTGGTGAACGACGTTTCGACCTACAGCAGCGGTAAGGTCTGGGGACAGAAATACTTCAAGAATAACTTCGAGAGGCTCGCCGTTACCAAGGGCAAGGTTGATCCTACGGACTACTTCAGGAACGAGCAGAGCATCCCACCACTGATCGAGAAGTACTGA